The genomic interval CAAATCATTAACAAAGAAAAAGATCAAATTATAGCTCAAAGCCTTTACTGCATTGGATTTAATACATTCCTGCTTTTTCGCTACATTCGTTAACAAACGCTGGAAATTCACTACAGATGGGGCTGTTTAGTGGTAATCTGATAAGAGATTCCTGGGTTAAGATCACAATAAGGGTGCTGGCAGCGTGGCTTTTTACGCTCATTTAAGTACTTGCCGTGGCTGTTAAAAAAGTATATTTTTATTTTATATGACACCCTTTTAACCTTTTTGGTTTTCATTGGTTTACAAAGAGGAAATGGCCTGAAGATTGTGAGGTAAACGAGCAGAACCCTTGTTTGACGGGGATTTTCACGGATAAAAAATGGATAATATGCATATTTAACTAACAATGTGACTTATTACCGAAAAATTTATACATTTGCGACAACCGGAACAATGCTATTTTAATGCACAATAAAATATACAACTCTTTTATCGATAGAAAGGCGAAGGGTATAAAATCTTTTGCTGTTCTGATTGATCCGGACAAGGTAACTCCTGCTGGCATAGCAGACCTTGCGGCGAAATGTACAGCAGCAAAGGTGGATTACATTTTTCTGGGAGGCAGTCTTGTGATCACTGATCATCTCGATGAATGCGTACAACAGTTTAAAAGTCTGTGTGATATACCTGTTGTATTGTTTCCCGGTAGCCCATCGCAGGTCTCCCGCTATGCTGATGCATTGCTCTATCTGTCCGTAATATCTGGTCGTAACCCCGAATTACTGATAGGCCAGCATGTGTTATCAGCTCCCGCCGTTAAAAAAAGCGGCCTGGAAGTTATTTCTACTGGTTATATCTTAATCGATGGTGGCGCCCCTACCACCGTTTCATATATCAGCAATACGACGCCTATTCCTGCCGATAAAGACGACATTGCTATGTGTACAGCCATCGCAGGAGAAATGCTCGGCATGAAGGTAGTATTCATGGATGCCGGCAGTGGCGCACGCAAGCCCATCAGCGAAAGCATGATAGCCCGCGTTGCAAGCCAGGTATCTGCGCCGATCATAGTGGGTGGCGGCATCCGCGATGCGGAGAAAGCCTACCTCAATTGCAAAGCCGGCGCTGATATTATCGTTGTAGGAAATGCGATCGAAAAAGAAACCTCTCTGATCAAAGAAATGGCGGATGCAGTACACGCGGCTGCTCCCGTCCTGAAATAATATTACAACCTGTAAAGAGAAACGCTGATTATCGTATTGACTACGGCAATCAGCGTTTCTCTTTGTATTTTATTATTTTCGGAACAGCCTTAGAGGCTCATCATCTCTTTAAACTTCACCGCCTGCCTGCGGCTCACTTCTATTTTTTCCCCGCCGCGCATTTCCAGCAACAATCCGCCGTTGAAATAGGTATCGATCTTCTCGATCATACGCAGGTTCACGATATGTTTCCTGTTGGCCCGGAAAAAGGTACGTTCGTCCAGGCGTTCTTCCAGGGCATTTAAAGATTTCAGTATCAGCGGTTTATTGCCTTCAAAATACACCCGGGCATAGTTGCCCACACTTTCGAAAAGCCGGATCTCCTGCAGTTTTACAAACCAGCAGCGGTCGCCATCTTTTACAAAGACCTGGTCATTTTCTGAGAGGATGGTGCGGATGGCGCCTGCTTCGGCCTGCCGCTCTTTTTCCTCCAGCTGATGTAGTTTGTGGATCGCATCTGCCAGCCGTTTGGGCTCAATGGGCTTCAGGAGGTAATCCAGCGCATTGTATTCAAATGCTTTCAGTGCATGCTCATCGTAAGCTGTGGTGAAGATCACCTGTGGCGCTTTTTCCAGTTCTGCCAGCAAATCAAAACCTGTTTTATCCGGCATTTGTATGTCCAGGAAAAGCAGGTCAGGATGCAGTGTTTCAATTTTTTCCAGTCCGTCCTTTGCATTTACGGCTTCGCCCACCACTACTATCTCGGGGTGGTCAGCCAGTAATTTCTTCAGCTCGCTTCTGGCCAGGCGTTCGTCATCGATTATCAAAGCTTTTTTCATGAGCAACTACTTTTAAACTTGGCGCGAATAATACTATTAAAACAAGGGCATCAGCACTTTTGCTTCAACCGTTGCCTCATTTTTATTATAAATATTGAATGACGCTTTATTCCCATACAACAAACTCAATCGCTGCCTGGTGCTTTGCAGCCCGAAACCATGTCCCGTTGTTTCTTCTCCTCCTATCTGTCCCGTGTTTTCTATTGTAATTTCGTGGTGCATGTCCTTTACATGTGAACCGATCACTACCGTTCCTCCGCTTACCGTCCGGGAAATACCGTGTTTAATGGCATTTTCTACCAGCGTCTGCAACATCATAGGTGGGATGGGCAGTTCGAGCGTTTCCGGATCAATGTCATATTGCACCTTCAGGCGCTCTTCGAACCGGATATTCTCCAGTGCAAGGTAATCTTTTACGATATCCAACTCGTTCTCCAGGTTCACCGTCTCCGCCTTTTCTACCTGCATAGAGCTCCTGAGAATGTTGGACAGCTCGGTAATGGCCGTCCTGGCCCTTTGCGGGTTTTCATCCACCAACGCCCGGATGCTGTTCAGGGCATTGAAGATAAAGTGAGGGTTCAGCTGTGACTTGATCGTTTTCAATTCAAGTTCCTTGACCGTACTTTCCAGTTTCAGTTTGTCCACCTGACTGTTACGGCTTCGCTCAATATAGTGCCACACAAAATAGACCAGCCACCAGATGGCAGTAAGTGTAAATATGGGTAACAGGAAGGTCAGCGTTTTCTGGTCTGTCAGGCCCCGTTGTTGCCACGAGTACCTGAACATGTTCCCCGCTGTAGTAATACCTACGTAAATAATGATCCCTGCGCTCACGGTAAGGCCGAAAAAAAGCAGCATCTGGCTTTCAAAGCTATACTGGAACCAGTTCAGCCTTTTGATGATGCTCCGCAGCAAGTGCGTGGCCAGTATCCCAAAGAACATGATCATCAGCAGGTTTATCAGATAGAATGAGCCAAATGAGCCAGCAAATGAATAGGCAAAGAAAAGATTGACTACTGCATATGTCGTCCAGCCGAGAATCTGACACCACCAATATCTTGATATTCGTTTAAACATCTATCTGAAAATTAGTAAACTACTGCTACATTTCAAAAATACCGATGTGCTTAGCCCACCTTGCCCCAAATGTTATGAGTGGGTTCCCGGCATGGCAGAAGTGCAAATGTGCTGATGTATGGAATAAATGTAGATTAGCACTTTAATTTGTACTTTTGTTTATTAAATCCTGCATCAAGAAGTATGAATATTACGCCGGGCCCATTGCTGGGCAAGATCGAAACCCCTGCCGATTTGCGGAATCTCAGTAAAGAGCAGCTGCACGAGGTGAGTGAAGAACTCCGCCAGTTCATTATTGATGTTGTCAGTGTGCACGGTGGCCACTTTGCGGCCAGCCTGGGTGTTGTGGAGCTGACCGTGGCACTACATTATGTATTTAATACCCCATATGACCAACTGGTATGGGACGTCGGGCACCAGGCTTATGGTCATAAGATCCTGACCGGCCGGAGAGACGTTTTCCATACTAACCGTAAATACCATGGTATCAGCGGCTTCCCAAAAAGGGATGAAAGCGAATACGATACTTTCGGCGTAGGACACTCTTCTACTTCCATTTCTGCTGCCCTGGGTATGGCCATTGCCTCCAAATACAAAGGCGAAACAGACCGGCAGCATATTGCTGTAATAGGCGACGGGGCCATGACTGCAGGTATGGCATTCGAGGCCCTCAATCATGCAGGTGTGGCCAATGCCAATGTGCTGATCATACTCAATGACAACTGTATGTCCATTGACCCGAATGTGGGCGCATTGAAGGAATACCTGACCGACATTACTACTTCCCCTACATACAATAAACTGCGTGACGACGTATGGAACCTGTTGGGCAAACTGCCCGTAGGCAAACGCTTTACCCGGGACATGGCTTCCAAACTGGAAGCTGGTCTGAAAGGCGTTGTATCCGGCTCCAGTAACCTGTTCGAATCCCTGAAGCTGCGCTATTTTGGTCCTATTGACGGACATAATATCGTAAAGCTGGTAGACACCTTACAGGACCTGAAAGATATTCCCGGCCCGAAACTGCTGCATATCGTAACCACAAAAGGTAAAGGATATGCACTGGCGGAGAAAGACCAGACCACCTGGCACGCTCCGGGCCTGTTCGATAAAATTACCGGTGAGATCTTCAAGAAACAGCCGGACAAACCACAGCCACCCAAATACCAGGACGTATTCGGCCATACCATCATAGAACTGGCAGAACAGAACAAGACCGTGATGGGTATTACGCCCGCCATGCCTTCCGGCTCTTCCCTGAAGTTCATGATGGAAAAAATGCCTGACCGCGCTTTTGATGTGGGCATCTGTGAACAACATGCCGTAACTCTCTCAGCCGGTCTGGCCACACAGGGTATGCGTGTGTTCTGCAACATCTACTCCTCCTTCATGCAAAGGGCTTATGACCAGGCTTTACATGACGTGGCCATCCAGAAACTGCCTGTGGTATTCTGCCTGGACCGTGCCGGTCTTGTCGGGGAAGATGGCCCTACGCACCATGGCGCCTACGATATTGCTTATATGCGTTGTGTACCCAATGTCATCATCAGTTCACCGATGAATGAGGAAGAGTTACGCAACCTGATGTATACTTCCCAGCTGCCTACCCAGCAGATGCCTTTTGTGATCCGCTATCCGAGAGGACAGGGTGTAATGCCCGACTGGAAGCAGCCCTTCAAGGAAATAAAGATCGGTACCGGCCGCAAGCTGCGCAGCGGTAAGGATATTGCGATCCTCTCCCTGGGCCATCCGGGCAATTTTGTAACGGAAGCCTGCAAGGAACTGCTGGCAGATGGTTTACAGCCTGCCCACTATGACATGCGTTTCGTAAAACCACTGGATGAAGCTTTGCTGCATGAAATATTCAGCGAATTCGACAAGGTGATCACCGTAGAAGATGCCGCTGTCACCGGCGGTTTCGGTAGCGCTATCCTGGAATTTATGGCTATCCATGGCTACAAGGCCGATGTACGCATGCTGGGCATTCCAGACAGGATCGTAGAGCATGGCAAACCGGAAGACCTGCACCGCGAATGCGGTTATGACGCTGCCGGCATTGCCAGTGCAGCACGCGCCATGCTGAAAAATAAGATCAGAGTTACGGCCTGATAAAACAGTTCGCCTAACAAAAATACATTTGAAGCCACCTTTGTGACATTGTTCATATGGGTGGCTTCCTTATTTTTATAGCATGGATGAATTGTATATACACCTCCGCATCAGGGAGGTCATAGCAGAAACACAGGATGCGTTTACCTACAGACTGGAAACAATCGACAGACGAGGGCTTGAATACCAGGCAGGGCAATTCATCACCTTCCTGATCTACCTGCATGGTACAGAATACAGGCGCTCCTATTCCTTCAGTTCCACCCCTGGAATTGACCCCTATCCATCTGTTACCATCCGGGAGAAGCAGAACGGGGAAATATCCCGTCACATCCTGCATCACTGGAAAGCAGGCGACCAGGTCACTGCATTATTGCCCTCCGGCCGTTTTACCCTGCCCGGGTATAGCACCACACCACGGGATATCTTTCTGCTGGGCGCAGGAAGCGGTATAACACCTCTTTTTTCCATTTTGAAGGATGTACTGCATCATGAGCCAACAGCACATATTAAGCTTATTTACAGCAATACTTCTGAAAGCCGCACCATATTCCACAGGCAGTTACAGGAGCTGCTGACACAGTTCCCGGAACAACTGCACATTATTCATTTGTATAGCAGCGACCCGCCGGATCAGATCATCCGCAGGCTCAGTAATCTTTCACTGGAACCACTGGTACAGCAGCAGCTCCGTTACATGAAAAAGGATGCCCGGTTCTTTGTATGCGGCCCACCGGAATATATGCGTATGGCGCTTTTAACGCTCACTTATATGGGCTTTGAAGAGGGACAGTTGCATAAGGAGAATTTTGTGGTAAATACGGCTCCGCAGCTGGCAAGAATAGGCACGCCGGAAGACAGTTCCATGAAGAACGTGGAATTACATCTGCGCGGGGGAGTGCACATACTCTCCATTCCCGGCAATCACAATATACTTGGGGAGGCACTTGCGCAAGGCATTGCCATACCGTATAGCTGCAAAGGCGGTGTGTGCGGTTCCTGTACTGCCCGCTGTACAAAGGGTAAAGTGTGGATGGCCCTGAACGAAGTGTTAACGGACAAAGAAATTGAGCAGGGCTTCGTCCTCACCTGCACCGGTTATGCGGTTAGTGCAGAAGTAGTGATCGAGATATAAGCTTTATACTTTATGAAAAAGCACTGAAAGCTTTAAACTCATCCCGTAACTCATTATACAGTTTCCTGAATGTTTCCATCCGGTCCTGTAAAACATCAAAATCATCCACGGGACGGTCGTCATGCGATATGAGAGGTTTCCCGTTGTTCGATATCTTTTTTGCTGATTGTTTCAGATCATGACGCAATTCGTCTGCTTTTTCTTCCTGACAGATGAACTGGTTCTGGAAGTGCTCTATCTGGGCCAGGGACTCGTCGTCAGTCTTCGTGAGAGAGAACTGCTCTAATTGGCTGCGCATAGACCGGATGGACTCCCTGGTAGTGTTCACTTCGTCCTTCCAGTTACTGATCTGTTCGAGATCTGAAGTTTGTGCGGATACTTCCATGTGTATTGATTTTAACGTTAAATAATTAAGCAATACAATATTTGTCCGTAACACATTTCTAAGTTACAAAGCTTTTTTCAATTGGGAATTAGGAATTAAGAACGGGGAATTGCAGCCTGCGCTTATTTATTACTTTAATAAAAAAGCTGTTATATAAGAAGTATATTCCTCCTATACAACAGCTTCTCTTTTATTCCCGATCGCTATTTCAGATAAGCATTGTACATCCATACCAGTTTCTCCTGCTCGCGAATGTAAGTCGTGATAAGGTCGTTGGTGCCATCGTCTCCTACTTCACTGCTTACAGCAGCCACTTCTCTTTCAATCTCGATCAGCGATTGCAGACCGGAGAGCACGTGCTGTACACACACCACATCTTTACTTTCATTCTTCACTTCTACTACAGTAGATTGTTCTATGTAATCAGAGAATGCGTGTGCAGGCGTAAATCCAAGCGTTAATATCCTTTCTGCGATCTCGTCTATTTTAGTCAGTGAGTCTGTATACAACTCTTCGAATTTAGCATGCAGTGTAAAGAACTTATCACCACGTATATTCCAGTGAAACCCGCGCACATTCATATAGAACAGCTGGTAAGTAGCCAGCAGTGCATTCAGTTTATCAGCCAGTTCCTTTGATGTTTTCTTTTCAAGTCCGATGTTCGTGGTTGCAGTACTCATAGTGAAGTATTTTTGGGTTATGTTTAATCAACTCATCGGTACATCGATCAACAAAAAGTCTGCCGCTTTGAGTGCTTTCACTGTTGCCATATCATACTTGCTCAGGCCAATAGCATCGCGGCGTTTCAACACTTCTCCCGCTACTTCCACTTCGCCTTCCAGTACCATCAGGTAAGTACCATGCTCTGCCATTTTTGGTGTGATGTCCACACTTTGTCCTTCCTCGAAATGACCTAAGGAGAACCATGCATCCTGGTTGATGAGTAATGCATTGCCATTCGCATCCGGCGATACAACAACCTGCAGTTTATTTAGCCTGTCAGCAACATCGAATGCCTGTTGCTGATAACGAGGTTTAATGTTACGCAATTTGGGGAATACCCATATCTGCAGAAAACTGACAGGATCTGTTTTGGAAGCATTGAATTCAGAATGCGAGATACCTGTACCGGCACTCATAAGCTGCACTTCGTTGCTGCGGATGATCTCGTGCCGGCCCGTGTTATCGCGGTGCTCAAGCGCACCGCTGAGTGGGATGCTCACTATTTCCATATTGTCGTGCGGATGTGTTCCAAACCCCATCCCACCTTTAACTGTATCGTCGTTCAGTACACGTAATGCACCAAAATGTATGCGTTCAGGATTGTAATAACCAGCAAAGCTGAATGTGTGATAGCTCTGTAACCAACCGTGATTGGCAAAGCTGCGCGAATCTGATCTGTGAATGATCTTTTCCATAAATCTTTTCTCCTTTTACACTACAAATATCCGCATTAGATACAGGCTGGTAAATGGATTGCTTGATGAAAAGAGTGGACTATTTATACAATAAAAAATCCCGTTCACCATGAAGAGAACGGGACCTTTACAGATGCGCGTTAAACCTATACCAGTTCAGCATCCAGCGTAATCTCTGTATTCAGTAATTTGGAGATAGGGCAGTTCGTTCTTGCTTCTTCTGCCAGCTCAGCAAACTTGGCTTTGTCCAGTCCGGGAACTGTTGCTTTCAATTCCAGGTGGCTGCTTGTAATAGCGCCATTATCCAGGGTAATAGTAGCCTTAGTGTCCAGGTTTTCAGGAGTGAAACCTGCACCTGACAAAAGGAAACTCAGCTTCATGGTAAAACATCCTGAATGCGCAGCTGCTATCAGCT from Chitinophaga filiformis carries:
- a CDS encoding sensor histidine kinase yields the protein MFKRISRYWWCQILGWTTYAVVNLFFAYSFAGSFGSFYLINLLMIMFFGILATHLLRSIIKRLNWFQYSFESQMLLFFGLTVSAGIIIYVGITTAGNMFRYSWQQRGLTDQKTLTFLLPIFTLTAIWWLVYFVWHYIERSRNSQVDKLKLESTVKELELKTIKSQLNPHFIFNALNSIRALVDENPQRARTAITELSNILRSSMQVEKAETVNLENELDIVKDYLALENIRFEERLKVQYDIDPETLELPIPPMMLQTLVENAIKHGISRTVSGGTVVIGSHVKDMHHEITIENTGQIGGEETTGHGFGLQSTRQRLSLLYGNKASFNIYNKNEATVEAKVLMPLF
- the dxs gene encoding 1-deoxy-D-xylulose-5-phosphate synthase gives rise to the protein MNITPGPLLGKIETPADLRNLSKEQLHEVSEELRQFIIDVVSVHGGHFAASLGVVELTVALHYVFNTPYDQLVWDVGHQAYGHKILTGRRDVFHTNRKYHGISGFPKRDESEYDTFGVGHSSTSISAALGMAIASKYKGETDRQHIAVIGDGAMTAGMAFEALNHAGVANANVLIILNDNCMSIDPNVGALKEYLTDITTSPTYNKLRDDVWNLLGKLPVGKRFTRDMASKLEAGLKGVVSGSSNLFESLKLRYFGPIDGHNIVKLVDTLQDLKDIPGPKLLHIVTTKGKGYALAEKDQTTWHAPGLFDKITGEIFKKQPDKPQPPKYQDVFGHTIIELAEQNKTVMGITPAMPSGSSLKFMMEKMPDRAFDVGICEQHAVTLSAGLATQGMRVFCNIYSSFMQRAYDQALHDVAIQKLPVVFCLDRAGLVGEDGPTHHGAYDIAYMRCVPNVIISSPMNEEELRNLMYTSQLPTQQMPFVIRYPRGQGVMPDWKQPFKEIKIGTGRKLRSGKDIAILSLGHPGNFVTEACKELLADGLQPAHYDMRFVKPLDEALLHEIFSEFDKVITVEDAAVTGGFGSAILEFMAIHGYKADVRMLGIPDRIVEHGKPEDLHRECGYDAAGIASAARAMLKNKIRVTA
- a CDS encoding ferredoxin--NADP reductase, translated to MDELYIHLRIREVIAETQDAFTYRLETIDRRGLEYQAGQFITFLIYLHGTEYRRSYSFSSTPGIDPYPSVTIREKQNGEISRHILHHWKAGDQVTALLPSGRFTLPGYSTTPRDIFLLGAGSGITPLFSILKDVLHHEPTAHIKLIYSNTSESRTIFHRQLQELLTQFPEQLHIIHLYSSDPPDQIIRRLSNLSLEPLVQQQLRYMKKDARFFVCGPPEYMRMALLTLTYMGFEEGQLHKENFVVNTAPQLARIGTPEDSSMKNVELHLRGGVHILSIPGNHNILGEALAQGIAIPYSCKGGVCGSCTARCTKGKVWMALNEVLTDKEIEQGFVLTCTGYAVSAEVVIEI
- a CDS encoding pirin family protein, with product MEKIIHRSDSRSFANHGWLQSYHTFSFAGYYNPERIHFGALRVLNDDTVKGGMGFGTHPHDNMEIVSIPLSGALEHRDNTGRHEIIRSNEVQLMSAGTGISHSEFNASKTDPVSFLQIWVFPKLRNIKPRYQQQAFDVADRLNKLQVVVSPDANGNALLINQDAWFSLGHFEEGQSVDITPKMAEHGTYLMVLEGEVEVAGEVLKRRDAIGLSKYDMATVKALKAADFLLIDVPMS
- a CDS encoding geranylgeranylglyceryl/heptaprenylglyceryl phosphate synthase, with the protein product MHNKIYNSFIDRKAKGIKSFAVLIDPDKVTPAGIADLAAKCTAAKVDYIFLGGSLVITDHLDECVQQFKSLCDIPVVLFPGSPSQVSRYADALLYLSVISGRNPELLIGQHVLSAPAVKKSGLEVISTGYILIDGGAPTTVSYISNTTPIPADKDDIAMCTAIAGEMLGMKVVFMDAGSGARKPISESMIARVASQVSAPIIVGGGIRDAEKAYLNCKAGADIIVVGNAIEKETSLIKEMADAVHAAAPVLK
- a CDS encoding Dps family protein, coding for MSTATTNIGLEKKTSKELADKLNALLATYQLFYMNVRGFHWNIRGDKFFTLHAKFEELYTDSLTKIDEIAERILTLGFTPAHAFSDYIEQSTVVEVKNESKDVVCVQHVLSGLQSLIEIEREVAAVSSEVGDDGTNDLITTYIREQEKLVWMYNAYLK
- a CDS encoding LytR/AlgR family response regulator transcription factor, translating into MKKALIIDDERLARSELKKLLADHPEIVVVGEAVNAKDGLEKIETLHPDLLFLDIQMPDKTGFDLLAELEKAPQVIFTTAYDEHALKAFEYNALDYLLKPIEPKRLADAIHKLHQLEEKERQAEAGAIRTILSENDQVFVKDGDRCWFVKLQEIRLFESVGNYARVYFEGNKPLILKSLNALEERLDERTFFRANRKHIVNLRMIEKIDTYFNGGLLLEMRGGEKIEVSRRQAVKFKEMMSL
- a CDS encoding OsmC family protein, producing MKRSASANWKGTGKDGKGTVSSQSGVLNNTAYSYKSRFEDGTGTNPEELIAAAHSGCFTMKLSFLLSGAGFTPENLDTKATITLDNGAITSSHLELKATVPGLDKAKFAELAEEARTNCPISKLLNTEITLDAELV